One Armatimonadota bacterium genomic window, CTGTGAAAGGAGCAACTATTGATTCCGCGCATGAGAAGAAAGTTCGGCATGGGCATATATCCACACTTCACACCTGGCCTGCGAGACTGCCGCTGGCTGCTTGTCGAGCGGCGCTTATCGCCACCCTTCTCCCGGATCCACGCAGCAGCTATGGGCGACGTTTGCTGTGCATAAACATCGGCGGCGTAGCCGACAAAAAAACCAAACAAAAAAAACTCCCAAACGGCCGGGTCGAGAGCGTCGAAGTCGAGGAAACAGTCGGCGGCATTCTGCATTGGGGGCGCAAACCCAACCCTGAACTCCCTGACATCAGGGAGTTCAGCAAGAAGATACACAAGGCTTTCGGCAGGCGCATGCCGAAGGTTCTGGACCCGTTCGCAGGAGGCGGCGCTATTCCTCTCGAGGCGATGAGGCTGGGATGCGAGGCGACTGCTATAGACATCAACCCAGTTGCGTGGTTCATTCTCAAATGCACGCTGGAGTACCCGGAGAAGCTTGCGTATAAGAAGCTGCCGCTGCCGGACTTCGTGCTCAAAGACCGGGAGTTCATGGAGTCGTTCTTCAAAGCACAGGGTGCCAACCGAGAGCGCGTGAAGTCACAGCTTGCCGAGCTGGGGTTGGACGGCAGGAACAAAGTGCAGTCGGAACCGCTGGGGATAGAAAGATCTTCTTTAGATGCCAACCTGGCATGGCAGGTTCGTGCTTGGGGGCAGTGGGTTCTGGAGCAGGCGCGGAAAGAGCTTGCGCGGTTCTACCCCACCTATGCTGAGTTCGAGCCGCTTAAGAAGGTCGGCAGTTGGGAAAAGCGGCCGATGAAGCTTGTGCCGCTTGACGAAAACGGCAAGCCGGATATTGACTCGCTCAATGCGGAGTTCGACAAGCAGTATCTAAGAGATATTACAAAACCTCGCTGGATAGCCAAGCCGACGGTCGCCTATCTGTGGGCGAGAACAGTAACTTGCAAGAAATGCCGAGCGACAATTCCGCTGCTCAAGACTCGTTGGCTGTGCAAGAAGGGTGGGAAGCGGGTGCTCCTCACCATGGAGCCAAATGCAGACGGTACGGGAGTAGTGTTCGGGATACAGAACAACGTGCCGGTGGTCGGAAATAACGCCGCTCGGCGCCGCAGGCATGACAAGCGAATCGGACGAGGAACCATGAGACTCAACGGCGCGTGGTGTCCCTGCTGTGGCAATCCGAAAACCGTGGCGATGACGATGGAGGACATCCGCCTTGAGGGCCAGGCAGGGCGCATGGGTGCCGTGATGACGGCGGTCGTTGTGGACCCAATCAAGCCGAGGTTCAAGCGCAAGTCTGGCGACGAGAGCATTGTCGGCAAGGAATACCGCCTGCCCACGGAGGAAGAGATTCGCCTGGCAAATGAAGCGGCAAACGAAATCGAGCGCGTGTTCGCGGAAATACCCTTCGGAGTACCTGAGGAGCCTACGCCTACACCAGGTTTAGGCGCCTCGTCTGCGTTCTCTGCTCCCCTCTACGGCTTCGACAAATGGTATAAGCTTTTCACCCCGCGGCAGTTGGTTGCGCTGGGGGTGTTCGCCAAGTGGACCAGGAAGGTTCGCGAGCTCCTGCAAAGCAACGGGGCGGATGCTGTCTGGGGAGAGGCTGTTGTGTCCTATCTTGCGGCTGTGCTGGATAAAATTGCCGACTATAATTCCACGATTTGCGTATGGAATCCGACAAGAGAGCTTATTCGCCATACATTCGCGCGTTTTGCACTACCCATCACCTGGGATTTCGTCGAGCTAGCAGTAACTAACGATGTCAGCGGAGCTTATGTATCTCAGCTGGATAGCATTACACCGTGTCTGGAACATCTTCTTCAGGCAGGGATAGGCGCTTCCCAACCGCTGATAAGGAATGGGTCTGCTGTAAAGCTCGATTCAGAGCAATACGATGTGATAATAACCAGTCCGCCGTGCTATGATGAAATCCCCTCCATCAAGTTGATGGACTTCTTCTACGTTTGGTTGCGGCGGACGCTTTATGGTACAAGCCAGGATTTTGACTCGGTTTTCACCAGTGAGCTTTCGCCTAAGTGGGACCATGGAGCTAGTGATGGAGAGTTGGTTGACAACCCTAGCCACCTCGAAGGAGACGAGCAGAAGTTAAAGGCCGCTTATGAAAAGAGCATCGTAAACTCATTCAAGGCATGTTATCAAGCACTTAATCAGGATGGTCGACTCGTTGTAATATTCGAAAATAAGCATCCGGATATTTGTAAAACGCTGATTTCGACAATCTCCAAAGTAGGATTTGTCTTCCAGAGAATGTGGCCAACTAATAATGATAGTGAGTCGGACGACCTCCTACAAGCCTTGATTTCGACGACTTCGTCTCCCTACTGCTGGGTGGTCTTCAAGAAAACGAACGAAACAACTCACTCCAGTGGGGCCAACGTAAGTGAAATACAACTAACAAAAGAGCCTCGACCAAGTGTAGCAAAGGAGGCAAAACCAAGTGAGATAAGAGAACGACGAAGACCTGAAGATAGAGGAGGCGGTCCGCGACTTTCTATCCAAAAGCACAAGGAAGCACCAGTTACGGAAGCCAAAAAACGTGAATCGAAGCCTGAAATAGTTTGTTGGAAGCTAGGGCGTCAATGGAAATTGGCGGTACAAGTGCCGGAGGAAATTGCTGGAAATTCCAACGTGAAAGTATTTCAAAAGGGAAAAGAGCTTGATGAATTCGATGGAGAAAATTGGCTCCTTAAAGCAGTTTCGGGCAAAATTTTGGTCCAATGCAATAAAGATAAGAAATTTAAGATAGCCCTTGAAAAGGACTATCTTTTGTTTAAGCTAAATAAAGAAAATCAAGGGCGACGCATTAAGTTACCTTCTTATGGCTCCTATTTAGCAGTGGTTCCAAAGGACTGGGAGCGTGATGAGACGCTCTCGGGGGAGCCTTATGTGGCGCCGGAGCCAACATCTCTGAATGATTATCAGGCTCATTTCTTCCACCTTGAAAAAGATGAAGACAGAAGAATTGCGTTCAGCAACCCGCGCATTGTGATTGAGCCATTAAACGTTGAACTTAGCGGCAACTGCTTGAAAGATGCAAACGCGGAAATGGGACCGCTCTTCGGCAGTGACCCCCCAAAAATCTGTGTTAAGCAGGACAGCACTTGGAAAACCATAAAAACAATCGTTATCGGTGAAGAAGGACGTGGATCAAACAAATGGCGGATGAGCTTCACTCCTACTTCATCCGGCCTGGAGCAATATCTACCTAATGAGGTTAAATATAGAAGCGCTGGCTGGTACTTTCTTAGATTTTATGATTTAAACGACGAACTTGTAGAAAGCATGGACTTTAGATTTATCTCGCCTCTAAAGGAGATAAAAATCCCCGAGCAGTCTCCTTTCCCGACCGAAGACGGCCATGTGCAGCTATCTGTCGAATTTATCCATGACGAGGACCTTGTTCTTAATCCAGCCGATGAACAAACCAGCATCAAGGTTGAGGAAGCAAAAGGCCGAACAATCCTTAAGATACCGCCAAATCTTGCCTGCGATGAGAGCCGCTGGTTTGTGGGTCGTGTAGATGGGCCTCAGGTGGAAGTAGTGGTCTTGGCGGAAAGGGTTTGGTGGGCGATAAGTGAAGAGGGCGAAGAACCTTCGGAATGGAAGGACCGATGTCTAGAACTTTCTCGCGACGACTTTGCCGCTACTTCCAAAAAGGCTCTGTGGCTGCGATTCCCCAGGTGCCGATGGGTGGACAAAATCCGTGTTGGATTCGAACAATCAAATGCTAGGCCATATAAGGTAAGGGTAAAAGAGAGGACAGTTGCTATTCCGCTCCGTGATTTCTATGATGCTTTGCCCTTCGGAAATAGGGATTTTTCGCTTAAATTGTGGGTTAATATCGGAGGAGTAACTTACGAAGGGAACCCCTGTGAATGTAAGGCAAGATTTAGATGTAAGAAATGTGAATTTTCCGCTTTCACAGAAGAAGACATGCATGACCATATCCAAAAGAAGCATCTAGATGAGTTCTTTATCCATGTGCCTTATGACGAGCTGCGTAGACGAGATCCCTCACTTCCTAAGGAGATATATAAGTGCAGTTATTGTGGTCATTATGTTCCATCTAGCGATGCTGGGTCTCTCACGAGTGCCATTTATAAGCATATTGAGAGGGAATGTCAAAAAGCCGAAAGAGAAATGGGAATTGTAAAACCTAGGTTTCGTGTAATTACCGACTCTAATGAAATCAGAGAGAATGTAATTTCTAACTTGCCACGTCTCTATAGATGCAAATTGTGTGGAAACAACTCGAGGAATTTTGACGAAGGAAATAGGTTAAACCACTTGATTAAAAATCATAAGAGCGAACTTTACTAGTTCTGGTGGGGTAAGCGTCTATGAATCTGAAAAAGCTTTCGGAACAAGTGGAAGAAGGATATCGGCGGTACCTAAAAACCACTTTTTACTTCAAGGACCCAGACCTTCGTGCATCGTTTGAAGAAGCGTTGAACTCAGGACATCTGAGTAAGGGACCGTTTATTGAGGCAACGCCAGTGTTCAGGCGTGGTCAAAAGCCGCGCAGCTTGTTCGAGGACATCCTTGGATTTGAGCCTGACGAGGGATTTTTGAAAGCTGTGCACGATAACAGGTTGCTCTACCAACACCAAGAACAAGCAATCCGCAAAGTGGCTGATGGACGCAATGTGATTGTTGCCACAGGAACAGGAAGTGGCAAGACCGAAGCTTTTATTTATCCAATATTGCTTCATCTCTACAAGGAGTTCAGAGCGGGCAAATTGTGCCCTGGAGTGCGTGCGTTAATCCTCTATCCAATGAACGCTCTGGCTAATGACCAACGTGAACGTCTCGGGGAAATCTGCAAACGGCTTAAAGAAGAGCGTTCACCCTTTCGCTTTACTTTTGGGCAGTACATCGGAGAAACGCCGGAAGATGAAAATGACTCCCAACGTAAAGCGCAAGACCACCTTTCAGAGCGAAGCAGGAGCGGTTATTCAATAATCGAAAACGGGCAGGTCGTGCATGGAGAGCTTGTTCTTCGGCAAGAGATGCGAACAGCACCTCCTCACATATTATTGACCAATTACTCAATGCTAGAATATCTACTTCTCCGCCCTGCCGACAGTCCGCTCTTTGACAACGGGCAAGCTCGATGGTGGACGTTTCTTGTGCTTGACGAGGCACATCAGTACAGAGGTTCCACGGGAATCGAAATGGCGATGCTCCTGCGGCGTCTCAAGCAAAGGTTAAGGGAGGGTGGACGCAGCGAGCCATTCCGTTGCATAGCCACCAGCGCCACGTTGGTTAGCAAGGATGATGGCAAAGATGCCGTAGCAAAGTTTGCCGCCAATCTGTTTGGCGAGGAGTTCCAAAAGGATGATGTGATTCTTGGCGAAACTGAACCAATCCCCGAACCTGGAACGTACAAGCTTCAACCAAACGATTATCGGCTCCTCAAAGAGGCTCTGCAGGAGAAAAGCGCGGAAGGCGAGAGGCGCCTGCGTGAAATAGCGGCGAAAATTGGCATTATGCTTCCAGCTGACGAAGACCTTCAAAAGGCTGTCGGGAGACTTTTGCAGAGCGACAAACGCGCAGTGGACCTGCGCCGCCGCATCACAGGAGAGCCCGCTGAGGTCCAAGAAGTCGCTAATCAAGTTTTTGAAGACCTGCCAGAAGAGGAGCGAGTTTCCTCTCTATTAAATTTGGTTGAACTTCTATTGCAGGCGAAGGACCCCTCCTCCGATGCACCTCTTTTATCTGCACGGTATCACCTATTTCTGAGGTCGCTTGAAGGCGCTTTTGTCTCGTATTGGCCCGAGAAAAAAGTCTTTCTCGACCGCAAGTCGGTTGGTAAAGAGAGTACGGCATTCGAAGTTGCCATCTGCCGAGAATGCGGTCAGCATTATTTTGTTGGACAGATCGTGCAGGGAATATTAGTAGAGGCGATACGCGATCCAAGTGATGATAGGTTTGGAGCCACCTACTTTCGGCCTCTTGAGAATGGCGAAGATTTAGCTGAGGAAGATAACAATGGCAAGGTCAAGAGCAGTCGGATATTTCACCTATGCGTGCGCTGCCGCAAAATTCAGCAATTCAAGCCGCAGTGTGGGCATGACACCATAATCCAGGTGGTAAGGGAAGAGTCTCCGAAGGATGAAGATAGGGCAGACCAACTGGTAAGATGCGGTGCCTGCGGATACACGGCTTCCGGTCGCGACCCCGTGCGTGAGGTTATACACGGCACAGATGGTCCCCACACCGTGATAGCTACGACTCTTTACAAAACCCTCCCAGAAGGGCGAAAAAAGGTGCTAGCCTTTGCCGACGGGCGCCAGGAAGCGGCTTTCTTCGCTTGGTACCTTGAGGACTCGTATAACGACGTTCTATATCGAAATATGATACTCAAGGTGGTTCGGCCGCAGAATGTTCACTCTCAAGGTGCTTTGTCTTTGCGGGATTTGGCGAAGGGTCTAGAAAACCTTTTCCGCGAAAAACGGGTTCTTCCTGCTTCTATAAGCGACGACGAGCGACGCCGCGAAGCTTGGCGTAGAGTCTATCGCGAGTTCCTTACCGATGAGTCAAGAATTTCCCTCGAAGGCGTCGGGCTGATACGGTGGCAGATTAAGTGGCCAGACGGGTTTAGGGTCCCCGAAGTCCTCACAAACCCTCCCTGGTTGCTAACTGAACAAGAAGCACGGGACGTTGTATTCATATTGCTGGACACGATGAGAACGGATAGAGCCGTTGAGATGCGGACCGACTGCCGTATCCAACCGAGCTGGAACGACCTCGAGCTCCCCTCACAGCAGAAATTTCGCATTGGCGATCCCAAAGGGAAGAAGGACGTACGCAGTTGGGATGGCGAGAGGGGGAAACGTGCTCGATTCCTTGTGAAACTTCTGATGAGGCTGCAGAGCGGCGTTTCGAAGCAAGAAGCCCTTGAGAAAGCTGTGGAGGCTTTGCGCTCGATATGGGAGACACTGCGTCAGTGCGATGAAGATGCCTCTCCCAAAGACCGCCTACTGCTCCCTGTGGATGATGCTCGCAGGCTGAATCCTGACTGGTGGAGAATCTCTAGCATC contains:
- a CDS encoding DUF1156 domain-containing protein, which codes for VKGATIDSAHEKKVRHGHISTLHTWPARLPLAACRAALIATLLPDPRSSYGRRLLCINIGGVADKKTKQKKLPNGRVESVEVEETVGGILHWGRKPNPELPDIREFSKKIHKAFGRRMPKVLDPFAGGGAIPLEAMRLGCEATAIDINPVAWFILKCTLEYPEKLAYKKLPLPDFVLKDREFMESFFKAQGANRERVKSQLAELGLDGRNKVQSEPLGIERSSLDANLAWQVRAWGQWVLEQARKELARFYPTYAEFEPLKKVGSWEKRPMKLVPLDENGKPDIDSLNAEFDKQYLRDITKPRWIAKPTVAYLWARTVTCKKCRATIPLLKTRWLCKKGGKRVLLTMEPNADGTGVVFGIQNNVPVVGNNAARRRRHDKRIGRGTMRLNGAWCPCCGNPKTVAMTMEDIRLEGQAGRMGAVMTAVVVDPIKPRFKRKSGDESIVGKEYRLPTEEEIRLANEAANEIERVFAEIPFGVPEEPTPTPGLGASSAFSAPLYGFDKWYKLFTPRQLVALGVFAKWTRKVRELLQSNGADAVWGEAVVSYLAAVLDKIADYNSTICVWNPTRELIRHTFARFALPITWDFVELAVTNDVSGAYVSQLDSITPCLEHLLQAGIGASQPLIRNGSAVKLDSEQYDVIITSPPCYDEIPSIKLMDFFYVWLRRTLYGTSQDFDSVFTSELSPKWDHGASDGELVDNPSHLEGDEQKLKAAYEKSIVNSFKACYQALNQDGRLVVIFENKHPDICKTLISTISKVGFVFQRMWPTNNDSESDDLLQALISTTSSPYCWVVFKKTNETTHSSGANVSEIQLTKEPRPSVAKEAKPSEIRERRRPEDRGGGPRLSIQKHKEAPVTEAKKRESKPEIVCWKLGRQWKLAVQVPEEIAGNSNVKVFQKGKELDEFDGENWLLKAVSGKILVQCNKDKKFKIALEKDYLLFKLNKENQGRRIKLPSYGSYLAVVPKDWERDETLSGEPYVAPEPTSLNDYQAHFFHLEKDEDRRIAFSNPRIVIEPLNVELSGNCLKDANAEMGPLFGSDPPKICVKQDSTWKTIKTIVIGEEGRGSNKWRMSFTPTSSGLEQYLPNEVKYRSAGWYFLRFYDLNDELVESMDFRFISPLKEIKIPEQSPFPTEDGHVQLSVEFIHDEDLVLNPADEQTSIKVEEAKGRTILKIPPNLACDESRWFVGRVDGPQVEVVVLAERVWWAISEEGEEPSEWKDRCLELSRDDFAATSKKALWLRFPRCRWVDKIRVGFEQSNARPYKVRVKERTVAIPLRDFYDALPFGNRDFSLKLWVNIGGVTYEGNPCECKARFRCKKCEFSAFTEEDMHDHIQKKHLDEFFIHVPYDELRRRDPSLPKEIYKCSYCGHYVPSSDAGSLTSAIYKHIERECQKAEREMGIVKPRFRVITDSNEIRENVISNLPRLYRCKLCGNNSRNFDEGNRLNHLIKNHKSELY
- a CDS encoding DEAD/DEAH box helicase; protein product: MNLKKLSEQVEEGYRRYLKTTFYFKDPDLRASFEEALNSGHLSKGPFIEATPVFRRGQKPRSLFEDILGFEPDEGFLKAVHDNRLLYQHQEQAIRKVADGRNVIVATGTGSGKTEAFIYPILLHLYKEFRAGKLCPGVRALILYPMNALANDQRERLGEICKRLKEERSPFRFTFGQYIGETPEDENDSQRKAQDHLSERSRSGYSIIENGQVVHGELVLRQEMRTAPPHILLTNYSMLEYLLLRPADSPLFDNGQARWWTFLVLDEAHQYRGSTGIEMAMLLRRLKQRLREGGRSEPFRCIATSATLVSKDDGKDAVAKFAANLFGEEFQKDDVILGETEPIPEPGTYKLQPNDYRLLKEALQEKSAEGERRLREIAAKIGIMLPADEDLQKAVGRLLQSDKRAVDLRRRITGEPAEVQEVANQVFEDLPEEERVSSLLNLVELLLQAKDPSSDAPLLSARYHLFLRSLEGAFVSYWPEKKVFLDRKSVGKESTAFEVAICRECGQHYFVGQIVQGILVEAIRDPSDDRFGATYFRPLENGEDLAEEDNNGKVKSSRIFHLCVRCRKIQQFKPQCGHDTIIQVVREESPKDEDRADQLVRCGACGYTASGRDPVREVIHGTDGPHTVIATTLYKTLPEGRKKVLAFADGRQEAAFFAWYLEDSYNDVLYRNMILKVVRPQNVHSQGALSLRDLAKGLENLFREKRVLPASISDDERRREAWRRVYREFLTDESRISLEGVGLIRWQIKWPDGFRVPEVLTNPPWLLTEQEARDVVFILLDTMRTDRAVEMRTDCRIQPSWNDLELPSQQKFRIGDPKGKKDVRSWDGERGKRARFLVKLLMRLQSGVSKQEALEKAVEALRSIWETLRQCDEDASPKDRLLLPVDDARRLNPDWWRISSIADNDTIYQCDTCGRLQAVSVRGVCQRHSCPGTLKAVHLADLEPNHYRLLYEEDLPGLLRVEEHTAQLDKEKAREFQQEFKQGKIHVLSCSTTFELGVDLGDLDIIFLRNIPPEAFNYAQRVGRAGRRSGYPGFAITFCRRNPHDIYHFIEPQQMLRGMVRPPVLSIRNEKIIIRHIVATTLSSFLRAFPERFNNVQALFKDLEHPSGVADFKAFLNEHQTELEESLRAIVPPDVMDQIGLNDGKWIENITNKDGRFALAEAEVSSDYRTVKNLEEMAGSKGDYDGAKWAKARADTIAEEDVLSFLSRKAVIPKYGFPVDVVELDTQRTQQSQEASEVLLQRDLSIAISEFAPTSKLIANKKEWTSYGLKKVAEREWPLKFYKRCPRHNVFLQWEKGQPEPETPCGDNLAVSKYVIPLFGFVTNRDKPNEPKSRTARLFTTHPYFAGSLGSEPDIIDIPPNNPMIKMKKASPGLMVVLCEGIRGDGFYICQECGAGFRKCEKTHKTPYGQNCDGMLEQVSLGHEFITDVVQLQFCSEAPNDIGPVWFAYSLAYALVEGAAEVLEVPPNDLNATVASNSQLTIPPIVIYDDVPGGAGLVARLEDKDILKECLQLARERVSGRCGCDEGTSCYGCLRSFRNQFAHQFLQRGPVKHYIENLLSKWQ